Proteins from a genomic interval of Medicago truncatula cultivar Jemalong A17 chromosome 3, MtrunA17r5.0-ANR, whole genome shotgun sequence:
- the LOC11411242 gene encoding condensin complex subunit 3, with amino-acid sequence MEDTNTDHENRLSQKIASILDEIRISYATHNRKLKELSLLRSKSTSPSHFFSAFSKSLIPLFNFHRRLASADRVVSFVSSFTAARNSADAEVCDEFLDHFLHFLLVAATAADKTVRFRACQIVSEIILRLPDDAEVSNDLWDEVIECMKVRVRDKIHVVRTFAVRALARFVNDSSNVDILDLFLEMLPLEQNADVRKMIVLSLPPSSATSQVIIDCTLDVSESVRKAAYCVLANKFPLQSLSIKLRTIILRRGLADRSAGVSKECFKLLKDEWLIKCCNGDPLELLKYLDVETYESVSESVMEALLKAGLVKLKNGASIQQHITSNSDTAEGEGVHCPPSIILMEAEAALYWRTVCKHLQSEAHALGSDAAATAGTEAEVYAAEASDKNDLLEKILPASVDEYIELVRAHIVAGPNHRFACRQLLLLGAMFDFSDTSYRKAASVFLQELMSKPPEHEVDNEGNVVVIGDGLSFGGDTDWAEAIAKLAKKVHAAPGEFEEIVLAIIEKLAQPCRERTADCVQWIHTLSLIGLLLKNAASMRFLQGKAIEPEELLQSLLLPGVKQSHLDVQRIAVRCLGLFGLLERKPNAELLKQLRTSYIKGPHLISIEAGKALIDLVMWHGPQEVDRVLSHDIPSQVNCDKKCFVPVNFSDSEGDSNSNVDILDLLYGGFENEDWANPLTSNEDECIYAVLGEGFAKILLLSDNYPSISASLHPVLLSKLIYLYFSDVSENMHRLKQCLSVFFEHYPCLSTNHKRCILKAFIPAMRSMWPGIFGNSGGSPFMVSQMRKRAVQASRFMLQMVQIPLFVKETEAVSENSGTEHPQVIDSIAEVPFECGEEGLALRIAIEVTSFHSKKVAAEKAYVSALCKILVSLHFRLSEQGPIKIMRKLLCRMAECVSSEKDLVKELKRMADHLMTIDRQQDQELLQDEVNLILGKLELDFNLDLDVSVAMPQTPAAQPTRATRARRRVRIEEDSSDDEEDSQPSVVPTPVNTVKGRSQRASKTAAMNKMSSAIRSPIIDEFEEQEEEEEEASNLTSEDSEESD; translated from the exons ATGGAAGACACCAACACTGACCACGAAAATCGCTTATCCCAAAAAATCGCTTCCATCCTCGACGAAATTCGAATCTCATACGCAACACACAACCGCAAACTCAAAGAACTCTCTCTCCTCCGATCCAAATCCACTTCCCCTTCTCATTTCTTCTCCGCTTTCTCCAAATCCCTAATTCCTCTCTTCAACTTCCATCGTCGTCTTGCTTCCGCTGACCGTGTCGTTTCCTTCGTCTCTTCTTTTACTGCTGCTCGGAACTCTGCAGATGCCGAAGTTTGCGATGAGTTTCTGGAtcatttccttcattttctgCTTGTTGCTGCCACCGCCGCAGATAAGACTGTTAGATTTAGAGCATGCCAGATCGTCTCCGAG ATAATATTGAGGTTACCGGATGATGCAGAAGTGAGCAATGATTTATGGGATGAGGTGATAGAATGTATGAAGGTTAGGGTACGAGACAAGATCCATGTGGTTCGTACTTTTGCAGTTAGGGCGCTTGCGCGTTTTGTGAACGACTCTTCCAATGTTGACATCCTTGATTTATTTCTCGAGATGCTTCCCTTGGAACAGAATGCG GACGTTCGTAAGATGATTGTGTTGTCTTTGCCTCCTTCCAGCGCAACCTCTCAAGTTATCATTGATTGTACCTTGGATGTGAGTGAATCTGTTCGCAAAGCAGCATACTGTGTTCTAGCTAATAAATTTCCTCTTCAAAGCTTAAG CATTAAGCTCAGGACCATAATTCTTCGGAGAGGACTTGCTGACCGATCTGCTGGTGTCTCGAAGGAAtgttttaaattattgaaagatGAATGGCTTATAAAGTGCTGTAATGGTGATCCTTTAGAACTTCTGAAGTATCTCGATGTTGAAACCTATGAATCAGTAAGCGAGTCTGTCATGGAGGCACTTCTAAAAGCTGGTTTAGTAAAGCTAAAGAATGGTGCAAGTATCCAGCAGCATATAACATCAAACAGTGACACAGCAGAAG GGGAAGGGGTTCATTGTCCACCAAGCATTATATTGATGGAAGCAGAGGCTGCTCTTTATTGGAGAACTGTTTGCAAACATTTGCAGTCAGAAGCACAT GCCTTAGGCTCCGATGCTGCAGCCACAGCCGGTACCGAAGCAGAAGTATATGCTGCAGAAGCATCTGATAAAAATGACCTTCTAGAAAAAATTCTTCCTGCTTCAGTTGATGAGTACATAGAGTTGGTCAGAGCCCATATCGTTGCTG GACCAAACCATCGCTTTGCATGCCGACAACTACTTTTGCTTGGTGCTATGTTTGATTTTTCAGACACTTCATATAGAAAAGCTGCTAGTGTGTTTCTGCAGGAGCTGATGAGCAAGCCTCCTGAGCACGAGGTTGATAATGAAGGGAATGTCGTTGTCATTGGAGATGGCTTAAGTTTTGGTGGAGATACTGATTGGGCAGAAGCCATAGCCAAATTAGCAAAGAAAGTCCATGCGGCTCCTGgtgaatttgaagaaattgttCTTGCAATCATAGAGAAGCTAGCTCAACCTTGCAGGGAGAGAACAGCAGATTGTGTGCAGTGGATACACACCCTTTCTCTTATTGGTCTTTTACTGAAAAATGCAGCGTCCATGCGCTTTCTTCAGGGCAAAGCTATAGAACCAGAAGAACTACTCCAGTCTTTACTTCTTCCTGGG GTGAAACAATCTCACTTGGACGTGCAAAGAATTGCTGTAAGATGTCTTGGTCTCTTTGGGCTTTTGGAGAGGAAACCAAATGCTGAACTTTTGAAACAGCTAAGGACTTCATACATTAAGGGGCCACATTTAATTAGTATAGAGGCTGGTAAAGCATTAATTGATCTTGTGATGTGGCACGGTCCTCAAGAAGTTGACAGGGTTTTAAGTCACGATATTCCAAGCCAAGTAAACTGTGACAAGAAATGTTTTGTTCCTGTGAACTTCTCTGATTCTGAAGGGGATTCAAACTCAAATGTTGACATTCTTGATCTTTTATACGGTGGCTTTGAAAATGAAGACTGGGCTAATCCTTTAACTAGCAATGAAGATGAATGCATTTATGCTGTTCTTGGGGAAGGCTTTGCGAAAATTCTTCTCCTAAGTGATAACTATCCAAGCATATCGGCTTCTTTGCACCCTGTGCTTTTATCTAAGCTCATTTACTTGTACTTCAGTGATGTATCAGAAAATATGCACAG GTTGAAGCAATGCTTATCTGTTTTCTTTGAGCACTACCCATGTCTCTCAACAAATCACAAG AGGTGTATATTGAAGGCTTTTATTCCAGCTATGCGTTCAATGTGGCCTGGAATTTTTGGCAACTCTGGGGGTTCCCCTTTTATGGTGTCTCAGATGCGTAAGCGTGCGGTTCAAGCTTCACGATTTATGTTGCAGATGGTTCAGATTCCATTATTTGTTAAAGAGACTGAAGCAGTGAGTGAAAACTCTGGTACAGAACACCCACAAGTTATAGACAGTATTGCTGAAGTTCCATTTGAGTGTGGTGAGGAGGGGCTCGCACTACGCATAGCCATAGAG GTCACAAGCTTTCACTCGAAGAAGGTAGCTGCTGAGAAGGCATATGTATCTGCATTATGCAAAATACTTGTCTCACTTCATTTTCGGTTATCAGAACAAGGGCCCATAAAAATTATGAGGAAACTTCTATGTCGTATGGCTGAATGTGTATCTTCAGAGAAGGATCTTGTTAAAGAATTGAAACGCATGGCTGATCATCTAATGACAATTGACAGGCAACAAGATCAAGAATTGTTGCAAGACGAAGTTAATCTCATTTTGG gaaaactgGAACTCGACTTCAACCTGGATTTGGATGTTTCTGTTGCAATGCCACAAACACCAGCTGCACAGCCAACAAGAGCCACACGTGCAAGGAGAAGGGTAAGGATCGAGGAAGATAGTtctgatgatgaagaagattcACAACCTTCTGTTGTTCCTACTCCCGTTAATACGGTAAAAGGTCGCTCACAGAGAGCAAGCAAAACTGCAGCCATGAACAAGATGTCGTCTGCCATTAGATCACccataattgatgaatttgaagagcaagaggaggaagaagaagaagcgtCGAACTTGACATCTGAAGATTCGGAAGAATCCGACTAG